The Micromonospora sp. Llam0 genome includes a window with the following:
- a CDS encoding phosphotyrosine protein phosphatase yields the protein MPPFTVLHVCMGNICRSPMAERLLVLALEQRLDRLGPAVAPPVEELLHSHSAGTGGWHAGEEMNPPAARQVLARGGQVDGFAARKLRSDQIDAADLVLTATADQLEYVLALRPDAAERTFVLGEFGRLLPAVDPDGLPGVRSGPDAAVTPEAVHARGAALVAAVAAVRAGAGPQPGDDLDDPWGRGDHTFARVADEIEETVGALGVALLP from the coding sequence GTGCCGCCGTTCACCGTCCTTCATGTCTGCATGGGCAACATCTGCCGTTCGCCGATGGCCGAGCGGCTGTTGGTGCTGGCGCTCGAGCAGCGGCTGGACCGGCTCGGTCCGGCCGTCGCGCCGCCGGTCGAGGAGCTGTTGCACAGCCACAGCGCCGGCACCGGCGGCTGGCACGCCGGCGAGGAGATGAACCCACCGGCGGCCCGCCAGGTGCTCGCCCGGGGCGGGCAGGTCGACGGCTTCGCCGCCCGTAAGCTGCGGTCCGATCAGATCGACGCCGCCGATCTGGTGCTCACCGCCACCGCCGACCAGCTCGAGTACGTGCTCGCGTTGCGCCCGGACGCCGCCGAACGCACCTTCGTGCTCGGCGAGTTCGGCCGGTTGCTGCCGGCGGTGGACCCGGACGGGCTGCCTGGTGTCCGGTCGGGTCCGGACGCGGCGGTGACCCCGGAGGCGGTGCACGCCCGGGGCGCGGCGCTGGTCGCTGCGGTCGCCGCGGTCCGGGCCGGCGCCGGTCCCCAGCCGGGGGACGATCTGGACGATCCGTGGGGGCGCGGCGACCACACCTTCGCCCGGGTGGCCGACGAGATCGAGGAGACGGTGGGGGCGCTCGGCGTGGCGCTGCTGCCCTGA
- a CDS encoding L-threonylcarbamoyladenylate synthase, which yields MLYDCRSAADRDKGIAAAIEAVKNGELVVLPTDTVYGVGADAFTSYAVTALLNAKGRDRQMPPPVLVGSRHTLDGLVLILPQPARDLADAFWPGALTMIVEHAPSLNWDLGDTDGTVAVRMPLHPVALEVLRETGPMAVSSANKTGRPPAVTAAEARDQLGYSVRAYLEAGPCPDPVPSTIVDLTGDVPRVVRDGAIPIEKLRDVVPDIIGTES from the coding sequence ATGCTCTATGACTGCCGGTCCGCCGCCGACCGTGACAAAGGCATCGCCGCGGCGATCGAGGCGGTCAAGAACGGTGAGCTGGTCGTGCTGCCGACCGACACCGTGTACGGCGTGGGTGCCGACGCCTTCACCTCGTACGCGGTCACCGCGTTGCTCAACGCCAAGGGTCGGGACCGGCAGATGCCGCCGCCGGTGCTGGTCGGTTCCCGGCACACCCTCGACGGGCTGGTGCTGATCCTGCCGCAGCCCGCCCGCGACCTGGCCGACGCCTTCTGGCCGGGGGCGCTCACCATGATCGTCGAGCACGCGCCCAGCCTGAACTGGGATCTGGGGGACACCGACGGCACCGTCGCGGTCCGGATGCCGCTGCATCCGGTGGCGTTGGAGGTGCTGCGGGAGACCGGCCCGATGGCGGTCTCGTCGGCGAACAAGACCGGCCGGCCGCCGGCGGTGACCGCTGCCGAGGCCCGGGACCAGCTCGGCTACTCGGTGCGCGCGTACCTGGAGGCCGGCCCGTGTCCGGACCCGGTGCCCAGCACCATCGTCGACCTGACCGGCGATGTGCCCCGGGTGGTCCGTGACGGCGCGATCCCGATCGAGAAGCTGCGCGACGTGGTCCCGGACATCATCGGTACGGAGTCCTAG
- the prmC gene encoding peptide chain release factor N(5)-glutamine methyltransferase, with translation MNRLPENTSGLPDRTPVRAAVAAAAARLAAAGVAAARVDAELIAASVLDIPRGRLALSGDFDEADIGRFHSLVTRRAAGEPVQHLTGSAPFRYLELAVGPGVFVPRPETELLAGAGVDALRDQPGEAVVVDLCSGSGAVALAVAHEVPTARVVAVERSTDSLRWLRRNARRQAAAGDRPIEVRAGDVRDPGLLGELTGRVDVLLCNPPYVPDGTPVPPEVAGHDPAEAVFGGPDGLAVIRPVVHRAVTLLRPGGLFGVEHDDGHAAAVVALVAAAGRFDAVTSHRDLAGRPRFVTARRTG, from the coding sequence GTGAACCGCTTGCCAGAGAACACCTCCGGATTGCCGGATCGGACGCCGGTCCGAGCCGCGGTGGCCGCCGCGGCCGCCCGGCTGGCGGCCGCCGGTGTCGCCGCCGCCCGGGTCGACGCGGAGCTGATTGCCGCCTCGGTGCTGGACATTCCGCGTGGCCGGCTGGCATTGAGTGGCGACTTCGACGAGGCCGACATCGGCAGGTTCCACAGTCTGGTGACCCGCCGGGCGGCCGGGGAACCGGTGCAGCACCTCACCGGATCGGCACCGTTTCGTTATCTGGAGCTCGCGGTGGGGCCGGGGGTCTTCGTGCCCCGGCCGGAGACCGAACTGCTCGCCGGGGCGGGCGTCGACGCGCTGCGTGACCAGCCCGGCGAGGCGGTCGTCGTCGACCTGTGCAGCGGCAGTGGCGCGGTGGCGCTGGCGGTCGCGCACGAGGTTCCGACGGCGCGGGTGGTCGCGGTCGAACGCTCGACGGACAGCCTGCGCTGGCTGCGCCGCAACGCCCGGCGACAGGCCGCCGCCGGGGACCGGCCGATCGAGGTGCGGGCCGGCGACGTCCGGGATCCGGGCCTGCTCGGCGAGCTCACCGGCCGGGTGGACGTGCTGCTGTGCAACCCGCCGTACGTGCCGGACGGCACCCCGGTGCCGCCGGAGGTCGCCGGGCACGACCCGGCCGAGGCGGTCTTCGGCGGGCCGGACGGCCTGGCGGTCATCCGACCGGTGGTGCACCGCGCGGTGACCCTGCTGCGCCCCGGCGGGCTGTTCGGCGTGGAGCACGACGACGGCCATGCCGCCGCCGTCGTCGCGTTGGTCGCCGCCGCCGGCCGGTTCGACGCGGTCACCAGCCATCGCGACCTGGCCGGCCGGCCGCGTTTCGTGACCGCCCGCCGGACGGGCTGA
- a CDS encoding GGDEF domain-containing protein produces the protein MGWLDRLTDQAEALMQARSLMESSRSAEACVAFEQVIRNTSNRYVRADALVQRLSALLNLGRSAEYTVAVDRAFEAARDVSEPYLHGHLHALAALAAHQQGAFDRCVTHLVHSARALGAATDVDRETAWGWHDLAMAYSYLSFHGYALSAIEHARQLANATGIPEETFAAPGIRLRNAVALDHHGDTDGCLRVLRDIGSDLAKFVHADRAGLLRPSSRVAYGYALARLAALGEPARLPAGAPEATRLMIDGGDSARARDLRQLGVVCLTIAADRPAEALTRLSTAVVSAETLGAAETARLRSVAHTRAGDHAAAHDADRYAFRLATRRNDRLRDMYVDGIAARLDQEEMRRSAAQYTQEALTDPLTGLASRRHLDLYVTDMAGRGDRAVVMVCDLDGFKSVNTVHGHHSGDLVLQRVAGVINRVMRRGDFVARYGGDEFVVVLPGAGPAEAADVARRITAAVAGEEWESLVPGTPVGVSVGYAEISGSGPGLREALSRAFEVAARQMREARQRPHPVR, from the coding sequence GTGGGTTGGCTCGACCGGCTCACCGACCAGGCCGAGGCGCTGATGCAGGCCCGGTCGCTGATGGAGAGCAGCCGCTCGGCTGAAGCCTGCGTCGCCTTCGAGCAGGTGATCCGGAACACCAGCAACCGGTACGTACGGGCCGACGCGCTGGTGCAGCGGCTCTCCGCGCTGCTCAACCTCGGCCGGTCCGCCGAGTACACGGTGGCCGTCGACCGGGCGTTCGAGGCCGCCCGCGACGTCAGCGAACCGTACCTGCACGGCCACCTGCACGCGCTGGCCGCGCTCGCCGCCCACCAGCAGGGCGCGTTCGACCGGTGCGTCACCCATCTGGTGCACAGCGCCCGGGCGCTCGGCGCCGCCACCGACGTGGACCGGGAAACCGCCTGGGGCTGGCACGACCTGGCGATGGCCTACTCCTACCTCAGTTTCCACGGGTACGCGTTGAGCGCCATCGAGCACGCCCGGCAGCTCGCCAACGCCACCGGCATTCCAGAGGAGACCTTCGCCGCGCCCGGCATCCGGCTGCGCAACGCTGTCGCGTTGGACCATCATGGAGACACCGACGGCTGCCTGCGGGTGCTCCGCGACATCGGCAGCGACCTGGCGAAGTTCGTGCACGCCGACCGGGCCGGGCTACTGCGCCCGAGCAGCCGGGTGGCCTACGGGTACGCCCTGGCCCGGCTGGCCGCACTCGGTGAGCCGGCCCGGCTGCCCGCTGGCGCCCCGGAGGCGACCCGGCTGATGATCGACGGCGGCGACAGCGCCCGCGCCCGCGACCTACGCCAGCTCGGGGTGGTCTGCCTGACCATCGCGGCGGACCGGCCGGCGGAGGCGTTGACCCGCCTGTCCACGGCGGTGGTCTCCGCCGAGACGCTCGGTGCCGCCGAGACGGCCCGGCTGCGTAGCGTCGCGCACACCCGGGCCGGCGACCACGCCGCCGCGCACGACGCCGACCGGTACGCGTTCCGGCTGGCCACCCGGCGCAACGACCGGCTGCGTGACATGTACGTCGACGGCATCGCCGCCCGGCTGGACCAGGAGGAGATGCGTCGCTCCGCCGCGCAGTACACCCAGGAGGCGTTGACCGACCCGCTGACCGGGCTGGCCAGCCGCCGGCACCTCGACCTCTACGTCACCGACATGGCCGGCCGGGGCGACCGGGCCGTGGTGATGGTCTGTGACCTGGACGGTTTCAAGTCGGTCAACACCGTGCACGGCCACCACTCCGGTGACCTGGTGCTGCAACGGGTCGCCGGGGTGATCAACCGGGTGATGCGCCGGGGTGACTTCGTGGCCCGGTACGGCGGCGACGAGTTCGTGGTGGTGCTGCCGGGCGCCGGCCCGGCCGAGGCGGCCGACGTGGCCCGCCGGATCACCGCTGCGGTGGCCGGTGAGGAGTGGGAGTCGCTGGTGCCCGGCACTCCGGTCGGGGTCAGCGTCGGCTACGCCGAGATCAGCGGTTCCGGTCCGGGGTTGCGCGAAGCGCTCAGCCGAGCC